Proteins encoded together in one Sulfoacidibacillus ferrooxidans window:
- the gyrA gene encoding DNA gyrase subunit A — MAENGRVLPINITSELRHSFIDYAMSVIVSRALPDVRDGLKPVHRRIIFAMLELGMTPEKPYKKSARIVGDVLAKYHPHGDTAVYDALVRLAQDFSTRYLLVDGHGNFGSVDGDSAAAMRYTESRMTHLAIEMVRDINKETVDFQPNYDGSEKEPTVLPSRFPNLLVNGSSGIAVGMATNMPPHNLTEVIDGVIMLIDQPDATIDDLMTVIKGPDFPTYGVILGRDGIKKAYQTGRGSITMRAVDTIEEAANGKMRIIITELPYQVNKARLIEKIADLAREKKIDGITDLRDESDRKGMRIVIELRRDVRPQVVLNNLYKHTQLQTTFGVNALALVNGQPKVLSLRELLYHYLEHQKEVIVRRTRFDLRKAEARAHILEGLRIALDHLDEVIALIRASATAEIARTGLMATFSLSEEQAQAILDMRLQRLTGLEREKIENEYRELQRLIAEFRAILADEAKVLEVVRKEITELRDKYGDERRTRIIAAVGDDWNEGDLIQEQEVVVTITHAGYIKRAPSSTYRSQRRGGRGITAMGTKDEDFVEHLFITSSHNNLLIFTNRAKVYRLMAYEVPELGRTAKGVPIINLLNIEQGEKISAVIPVSQEDLSSDDYYLFTATRNGIIKKTSLSAFSNIRKVGLIALGIREDDELIGVRLTDGAQEIIMGTKLGMSIRFPESDVRPMGRTAAGVKGVTLEKEDEIVGMDVVQPDTTVLVVSSKGYGKRTSIADYRSQTRGGKGVKTLNVTKKNGYIVALRVVRDHEDLMIITNTGVAIRLPIDEISIKSRNTQGIRLINLDDDSEVSSVARVATSEVDVLEDDTSES, encoded by the coding sequence GTGGCTGAAAACGGTAGGGTTTTACCGATCAATATAACATCAGAATTAAGGCATTCCTTTATCGACTATGCTATGAGTGTCATTGTAAGTAGGGCGCTTCCGGATGTGCGTGATGGGTTAAAACCTGTACATCGACGTATCATCTTTGCAATGCTGGAATTAGGCATGACACCTGAAAAACCATATAAAAAATCAGCGAGGATCGTAGGCGATGTACTCGCTAAGTATCATCCTCATGGAGATACAGCCGTATACGATGCATTGGTACGTTTGGCACAAGACTTTTCAACACGTTATTTATTGGTTGATGGACACGGTAATTTTGGTAGTGTCGATGGTGATTCTGCAGCTGCTATGCGTTATACAGAATCACGGATGACTCATCTTGCCATTGAAATGGTACGAGATATTAACAAAGAAACTGTCGATTTCCAACCTAACTACGATGGAAGTGAAAAGGAACCGACAGTACTTCCATCTAGATTTCCAAATTTACTTGTCAATGGTTCTTCAGGTATTGCAGTTGGCATGGCTACCAATATGCCACCACATAATTTAACTGAAGTCATTGATGGTGTGATCATGTTAATTGATCAGCCAGATGCAACGATTGATGACCTTATGACAGTAATTAAGGGTCCTGATTTTCCTACATATGGCGTTATTCTTGGCCGTGATGGGATTAAAAAAGCATACCAAACAGGGCGCGGAAGTATTACTATGCGCGCTGTTGATACGATTGAAGAAGCAGCAAACGGTAAGATGCGCATTATCATTACTGAGTTACCTTATCAAGTAAATAAAGCACGTTTAATTGAAAAAATTGCTGACTTAGCGAGAGAAAAAAAGATCGATGGTATTACAGATTTACGGGACGAAAGTGATCGTAAAGGAATGCGCATTGTCATTGAATTACGACGCGATGTTCGACCGCAAGTGGTACTCAATAATTTATATAAACACACTCAATTACAGACAACTTTTGGCGTAAACGCCTTAGCATTAGTCAATGGACAACCTAAGGTACTTTCTTTAAGAGAACTTCTCTATCATTACCTAGAACACCAAAAGGAAGTAATTGTTAGACGAACACGTTTTGATTTACGTAAGGCAGAAGCCAGAGCCCATATTTTAGAAGGTTTGCGCATAGCACTTGACCATCTAGATGAGGTCATTGCTCTTATTCGTGCGTCTGCAACTGCAGAGATTGCACGTACGGGTTTAATGGCAACCTTTTCTTTATCAGAAGAACAAGCACAGGCTATCTTGGACATGCGTTTGCAACGTTTGACTGGGTTAGAACGAGAAAAAATTGAAAATGAATATCGCGAGTTACAGCGTTTAATTGCTGAATTTCGTGCTATTTTAGCTGATGAAGCAAAGGTGCTGGAAGTAGTTCGAAAAGAAATTACGGAATTACGGGATAAATATGGAGATGAAAGACGCACACGTATTATCGCTGCAGTAGGAGATGATTGGAATGAAGGCGACCTCATTCAGGAACAAGAAGTCGTCGTTACAATTACTCATGCAGGGTACATTAAAAGAGCTCCGTCGAGTACATATCGCAGCCAACGACGAGGTGGACGAGGCATCACAGCGATGGGAACAAAGGATGAGGATTTTGTTGAACATTTATTTATCACATCCTCCCACAATAACTTGCTTATTTTTACAAATAGAGCAAAAGTCTATCGTCTCATGGCATATGAAGTACCAGAACTCGGTCGAACGGCAAAAGGTGTGCCAATTATTAACTTATTAAATATTGAGCAGGGAGAGAAAATTTCTGCTGTTATCCCTGTTAGTCAAGAAGATCTCTCATCAGATGATTATTACTTATTTACTGCCACACGCAATGGAATTATTAAAAAAACGTCTCTTAGCGCATTTTCAAATATTCGCAAAGTAGGACTTATTGCACTTGGAATACGCGAAGATGATGAATTGATAGGTGTTCGATTAACCGATGGCGCACAAGAAATTATTATGGGCACAAAGCTCGGCATGTCTATTCGATTCCCAGAATCTGATGTTCGTCCCATGGGTCGTACAGCAGCGGGGGTAAAAGGTGTAACTTTAGAAAAAGAAGATGAAATTGTAGGCATGGATGTTGTTCAGCCAGATACGACTGTTCTAGTTGTAAGCAGTAAGGGATATGGAAAACGAACATCGATTGCTGATTATCGCAGTCAAACTCGTGGCGGGAAAGGCGTAAAAACGCTGAATGTGACGAAGAAAAATGGCTATATTGTCGCACTGAGAGTGGTTCGTGATCATGAGGATCTTATGATTATTACGAATACGGGGGTTGCGATTCGTCTACCCATTGATGAAATTTCAATTAAAAGCAGAAATACTCAAGGCATACGATTAATTAATTTAGATGATGATTCTGAAGTAAGCTCAGTAGCTCGTGTTGCAACATCTGAAGTGGATGTCTTAGAAGATGATACAAGTGAGTCGTAA